A single window of Providencia alcalifaciens DNA harbors:
- a CDS encoding NADH:ubiquinone reductase (Na(+)-transporting) subunit B: MGLKNLLEKYEHQFEPGGKLAKFYPLYEAVATVFYTPGTVTKGRSHVRDTIDLKRMMILVWLAVFPAMFWGMYNVGNQAIPALHHLYSGAELQQVLASDWHYSLAQLLGASLAPDAGWGSKMLLGAIYFLPIYLVVFLVGGFWEVLFAMIRGHEINEGFFISSILFALIVPPTIPLWQAALGITFGVVVAKEIFGGTGRNFLNPALAGRAFLFFAYPAQISGDLVWTAADGFSGATPLSQWATGGVSSLVNTVTGEPITWMQAFLGNMPGSIGEVSTLMIFIGGAFIIFFRIASWRIVAGVMLGMIAMSYLFNFIGSDTNPLFAMPWWWHMVLGGFAFGMIFMATDPVSASFTDKGKWAYGILIGVMCVLVRVVNPAYPEGMMLAILFANLFAPLFDYMVVQANIKRRKARG; this comes from the coding sequence ATGGGTCTGAAAAATTTACTTGAAAAATATGAGCACCAATTTGAACCCGGTGGAAAATTAGCAAAATTCTATCCATTGTATGAAGCTGTTGCGACAGTCTTCTATACACCGGGCACGGTGACAAAAGGTCGCTCACACGTACGCGATACTATCGACCTCAAGCGCATGATGATTTTAGTCTGGCTTGCGGTTTTCCCAGCGATGTTCTGGGGTATGTATAACGTCGGTAACCAAGCTATTCCCGCGCTGCATCATTTATACAGTGGCGCTGAACTACAACAAGTTTTAGCGAGTGACTGGCACTATTCTCTGGCACAGTTATTAGGCGCTTCTTTAGCACCTGATGCTGGCTGGGGCAGTAAAATGCTGCTAGGTGCGATTTACTTCCTGCCAATTTACTTAGTGGTATTCTTGGTCGGCGGTTTCTGGGAAGTGTTGTTTGCCATGATCCGTGGTCATGAAATCAACGAAGGCTTCTTTATCTCCTCTATCTTATTTGCGCTGATTGTTCCGCCTACCATTCCATTATGGCAAGCGGCGCTCGGTATCACTTTCGGTGTAGTTGTCGCAAAAGAGATTTTCGGTGGTACAGGTCGTAACTTCCTTAACCCTGCGTTAGCGGGTCGTGCTTTCCTTTTCTTTGCTTACCCAGCGCAAATTTCAGGTGACTTAGTTTGGACTGCTGCTGATGGATTCTCTGGTGCAACGCCTCTGTCCCAATGGGCGACGGGTGGTGTGAGTTCACTGGTAAACACAGTAACTGGCGAGCCAATCACTTGGATGCAAGCCTTCTTAGGTAACATGCCGGGTTCAATTGGTGAAGTTTCTACCCTGATGATCTTCATCGGTGGCGCATTTATCATCTTCTTCCGTATCGCCTCTTGGCGCATCGTGGCGGGTGTGATGCTGGGTATGATTGCCATGTCTTACCTGTTCAACTTTATCGGTTCAGACACCAACCCACTGTTTGCTATGCCATGGTGGTGGCACATGGTCTTAGGCGGATTTGCTTTCGGTATGATCTTTATGGCGACAGACCCTGTTTCAGCTTCCTTTACCGATAAAGGTAAGTGGGCTTACGGGATTTTGATCGGCGTAATGTGCGTACTTGTCCGGGTTGTGAACCCTGCATACCCTGAAGGGATGATGCTCGCAATCCTGTTCGCCAACCTGTTTGCTCCTCTGTTTGACTATATGGTCGTTCAAGCAAATATTAAACGGAGAAAAGCCCGTGGCTAA
- a CDS encoding Na(+)-translocating NADH-quinone reductase subunit C, producing MANDKPVNKDGVGRTFIVVFILCLVCSVVVAGAAVGLKPQQQEQMMLDTQRNILSVAGLLQPKMSAEEIQKVYGERIEPKLLSFKTNELSNSESRFDLNSELRSEETSIALSPEEDIAKIRRRANSAEIYLVKDEQGKVTQVILPVYGSGLWSVMYAFIAVDIDGVTSRGITYYAHGETPGLGGEVDNPQWKAQWPGKKLFNEQGIPAIKIVRGGATDNPFGIDGLSGATLTSNGIQHMFDFWLGDNGFGPFLKKVREGALNNG from the coding sequence GTGGCTAATGATAAACCAGTAAATAAAGATGGCGTCGGCAGAACATTTATCGTTGTTTTCATTCTCTGCTTAGTCTGTTCCGTCGTTGTTGCCGGTGCTGCGGTTGGTCTGAAACCTCAGCAACAAGAACAAATGATGTTAGATACTCAGCGTAATATTTTGAGTGTTGCAGGTCTGTTGCAGCCTAAAATGAGCGCCGAAGAAATTCAAAAAGTGTATGGCGAACGTATTGAGCCTAAGTTGCTGAGTTTCAAAACGAATGAGCTATCCAACAGCGAAAGTCGTTTTGACTTAAATAGCGAACTGCGTAGCGAAGAGACCAGCATCGCGTTATCCCCAGAAGAAGACATTGCGAAAATTCGCCGTCGTGCTAATAGCGCTGAAATTTATCTGGTCAAAGATGAACAAGGGAAAGTGACCCAAGTGATTCTGCCTGTTTATGGTTCAGGCTTATGGTCAGTGATGTACGCCTTTATCGCAGTGGATATCGATGGTGTAACCTCTCGTGGTATTACCTACTATGCGCATGGTGAAACGCCGGGTCTGGGTGGTGAAGTTGACAACCCACAATGGAAAGCGCAGTGGCCAGGTAAAAAACTGTTCAATGAGCAGGGTATCCCTGCAATCAAAATCGTGCGTGGTGGTGCCACCGATAACCCATTTGGTATCGATGGTCTTTCAGGTGCAACGCTGACTTCAAACGGTATTCAACATATGTTTGATTTCTGGCTAGGCGATAACGGTTTTGGTCCGTTCCTGAAAAAAGTTCGTGAAGGAGCGCTGAATAATGGCTGA
- a CDS encoding NADH:ubiquinone reductase (Na(+)-transporting) subunit D — translation MADSKEVKRVLLGPLLDNNPIALQVLGVCSALAVTTKLETALVMTIAVTLVTAFSNFFISLIRNYIPSSVRIIVQMAIIASLVIVVDQILRAYAYEISKQLSVFVGLIITNCIVMGRAEAYAMKAPPIESFMDGIGNGLGYGVILVLVGFLRELFGSGKLFGITVFESLQNGGWYMPNGLFLLAPSAFFIIGMLIWGLRTLKPAQIEKD, via the coding sequence ATGGCTGATTCTAAAGAAGTAAAACGCGTCCTACTTGGACCATTGTTAGATAATAACCCGATTGCATTGCAGGTTTTGGGTGTGTGCTCCGCATTAGCGGTTACCACTAAACTTGAAACTGCATTGGTGATGACCATCGCAGTAACGCTAGTTACCGCGTTCTCTAACTTTTTTATCTCATTAATTAGAAATTACATTCCAAGCAGTGTTCGTATTATTGTTCAAATGGCAATTATTGCATCATTGGTAATTGTGGTTGACCAAATCTTACGTGCCTATGCCTATGAAATTTCGAAACAACTTTCCGTATTCGTTGGTTTGATCATCACCAACTGTATCGTGATGGGGCGTGCTGAAGCGTATGCGATGAAAGCACCACCAATCGAAAGTTTTATGGATGGTATCGGTAACGGTCTTGGTTACGGTGTGATTCTGGTACTGGTTGGCTTCCTACGTGAGCTATTTGGTTCAGGTAAACTGTTTGGGATTACGGTATTTGAATCACTGCAAAATGGTGGTTGGTACATGCCAAACGGCTTATTCCTGTTAGCGCCAAGTGCATTCTTTATCATCGGTATGCTGATTTGGGGTCTACGTACTCTGAAACCAGCTCAGATAGAGAAGGATTAA
- the nqrE gene encoding NADH:ubiquinone reductase (Na(+)-transporting) subunit E — MEHYISLFVKAIFIENMALAFFLGMCTFLAVSKNVKTAFGLGIAVTVVLGISVPANNLVYNLVLRDGALVEGVDLSFLNFITFIGVIAALVQILEMILDRYFPSLYNALGIFLPLITVNCAIFGGVSFMAQRDYNFTESIVYGFGSGIGWMLAIVLMAAIREKMKYSDIPAGLKGLGITFVTTGLMALGFMSFSGVQL; from the coding sequence ATGGAACATTATATTAGCTTGTTTGTAAAAGCCATTTTCATCGAAAACATGGCGTTAGCTTTCTTCTTAGGGATGTGTACATTCCTTGCGGTATCGAAGAACGTAAAAACTGCTTTTGGATTGGGTATTGCGGTAACCGTGGTGCTTGGGATCTCCGTCCCTGCGAACAACTTAGTGTACAACTTAGTGTTACGTGACGGCGCGCTAGTTGAAGGCGTAGATCTCTCATTCCTAAACTTCATTACCTTTATCGGTGTCATCGCGGCATTGGTTCAAATTCTGGAAATGATTTTAGATCGTTACTTCCCATCACTGTACAACGCATTGGGGATCTTCTTACCGTTGATCACCGTAAACTGCGCAATCTTTGGTGGTGTATCTTTCATGGCTCAGCGCGACTATAACTTCACTGAATCCATTGTTTATGGCTTTGGTTCAGGTATTGGTTGGATGTTAGCGATTGTCTTAATGGCCGCTATTCGTGAAAAGATGAAGTATTCAGACATTCCAGCGGGTCTAAAAGGGTTAGGCATCACCTTTGTTACGACCGGTTTGATGGCATTGGGCTTTATGTCCTTCTCCGGTGTGCAGCTATAA
- the nqrF gene encoding NADH:ubiquinone reductase (Na(+)-transporting) subunit F, translating to MDIIILGVVMFTLIVLALTGLILFAKSKLVNTGNIKVEVNGDPDKSFDAPAGDKLLGMLANQGIFVSSACGGGGSCGQCRVKIKEGGGDILPTELSHINKREAKEGCRLACQVNVKQDLKIELPEEIFGVKKWECEVISNDNKATFIKELKLKIPEGEVVPFRAGGFIQIECPPHVVKYSDFDVPEEYREDWDKFNLFRYVSDVKEETVRAYSMANYPEERGIIMLNVRIATPPPRNPDVPPGIMSSYIWSLKPGDKVTISGPFGEFFAKETDAEMIFIGGGAGMAPMRSHIFDQLRRLDSKRKISFWYGARSKREMFYTEDFDQLAAEHDNFTWNVALSDALPEDNWDGYTGFIHNVLYENYLKNHPAPEDCEFYMCGPPVMNAAVIKMLKDLGVEDENILLDDFGG from the coding sequence ATGGATATTATTATTCTAGGCGTAGTTATGTTTACCCTGATTGTCTTGGCGCTGACAGGTCTGATCCTGTTTGCAAAGTCCAAGTTGGTCAATACAGGGAACATTAAAGTTGAAGTCAACGGCGATCCTGATAAGAGCTTTGATGCTCCAGCAGGTGATAAGCTGTTAGGTATGTTAGCAAACCAAGGTATCTTTGTTTCTTCTGCCTGTGGTGGCGGTGGTTCCTGTGGTCAGTGCCGTGTAAAAATCAAAGAGGGCGGTGGTGACATCCTGCCAACTGAGCTTTCTCACATCAATAAACGTGAAGCGAAAGAAGGTTGCCGTCTGGCGTGTCAGGTTAACGTAAAACAAGATCTGAAAATTGAATTACCTGAAGAAATTTTCGGCGTGAAAAAATGGGAATGCGAAGTTATCTCCAATGATAACAAGGCGACGTTCATTAAAGAGCTGAAGTTAAAAATTCCTGAGGGAGAAGTGGTCCCATTCCGTGCGGGTGGTTTTATTCAAATTGAATGTCCGCCTCATGTGGTGAAGTACTCAGACTTTGATGTACCTGAGGAATACCGTGAAGATTGGGATAAATTCAACTTATTCCGCTATGTTTCGGATGTCAAAGAAGAAACAGTACGTGCTTACTCAATGGCAAACTACCCAGAAGAGCGCGGTATTATTATGCTGAACGTGCGTATTGCAACGCCACCGCCGCGTAACCCAGATGTACCGCCGGGAATTATGTCATCGTATATTTGGTCATTGAAACCGGGCGATAAAGTCACTATCTCTGGTCCATTTGGTGAGTTCTTCGCGAAAGAAACGGATGCTGAAATGATCTTTATCGGTGGTGGTGCGGGTATGGCACCGATGCGTTCCCACATTTTCGACCAATTACGACGTTTAGATTCTAAGCGTAAGATCAGTTTCTGGTATGGTGCACGTTCTAAACGTGAAATGTTCTATACCGAAGATTTTGACCAGTTAGCCGCAGAGCATGACAACTTTACATGGAATGTTGCACTTTCTGACGCTTTGCCTGAAGATAATTGGGACGGTTACACAGGATTTATTCATAATGTCCTGTATGAAAACTACCTCAAAAATCACCCAGCGCCAGAAGATTGTGAGTTCTATATGTGTGGGCCTCCGGTCATGAACGCTGCAGTCATTAAGATGTTAAAAGACCTCGGTGTTGAGGACGAAAACATCTTACTGGATGATTTTGGTGGCTGA
- a CDS encoding FAD:protein FMN transferase, whose amino-acid sequence MLNRKVFAPVLLFAATLLLAACGGPEQKNLQGQTMGTYYSVKFVADSSEPSSEAIQAEIDKRLEEVNDQMSTYRPGSELSRFNQSNEVNVPFPVSAATAKVVSKAIEINKLTDGGLDVTVGPLVNLWGFGPEGRVTKAPTDEELEKRRAWVGIDKLSVQDNNLIKTIPELYVDLSSIAKGYGVDVVAEYLESIGINDYMVDIGGEVRTKGKNGKETPWRIAIEKPATDGVSQTAQEIIEPGDLSIATSGDYRNYFEQNGVHFSHTIDPKTGKPISHNLVSITVLADDCMSADGLSTGFNVMGPEAGLALAEKMNIPVFMIVKTDKGFEERYTKAFEPFLQKKQ is encoded by the coding sequence ATGCTAAACAGAAAAGTATTTGCTCCTGTGCTGCTATTCGCAGCCACTCTCCTTCTTGCCGCATGTGGTGGACCTGAACAAAAAAATCTTCAGGGACAAACCATGGGAACCTATTATTCTGTTAAGTTCGTGGCAGACTCTTCAGAGCCTTCATCGGAAGCTATCCAAGCCGAAATAGACAAGCGTTTGGAAGAAGTGAACGACCAAATGTCGACCTATCGTCCAGGTTCTGAATTAAGTCGCTTCAATCAATCCAATGAAGTTAATGTGCCATTCCCTGTTTCTGCTGCGACGGCCAAAGTGGTCAGTAAAGCTATTGAGATTAATAAATTAACGGATGGCGGTCTGGATGTCACCGTTGGCCCACTGGTTAATCTGTGGGGGTTTGGTCCAGAGGGACGAGTCACAAAAGCGCCGACAGACGAAGAGCTTGAAAAACGTCGCGCATGGGTGGGTATCGATAAGCTCTCTGTACAAGACAACAACTTAATCAAAACCATTCCTGAGCTGTATGTTGATTTATCTTCCATCGCTAAAGGTTATGGTGTTGATGTGGTGGCTGAATATTTAGAGTCCATCGGTATCAATGATTATATGGTTGATATTGGTGGTGAAGTCCGTACAAAAGGTAAAAATGGCAAAGAGACACCATGGCGTATTGCGATTGAAAAACCTGCAACGGATGGTGTGAGTCAAACGGCACAGGAAATTATCGAGCCGGGAGATTTATCTATCGCCACTTCAGGGGATTATCGTAACTATTTTGAACAAAATGGTGTGCATTTCTCTCATACGATTGATCCCAAAACAGGTAAGCCAATTTCCCACAATTTAGTCTCAATTACGGTATTAGCCGACGATTGCATGAGTGCGGATGGGCTATCAACAGGCTTCAATGTGATGGGGCCAGAAGCGGGTCTCGCACTTGCTGAAAAAATGAATATTCCTGTTTTTATGATTGTGAAGACAGATAAAGGCTTTGAAGAGCGTTACACTAAAGCATTCGAGCCATTTTTACAGAAAAAACAGTAA
- the nqrM gene encoding (Na+)-NQR maturation NqrM, whose product MLNVFLAAFALFLLAFLGMSLGYIIKRKSIQGSCGGLSSIGVEKVCDCPEPCDARKKRMAREEARQKMLEKNRII is encoded by the coding sequence ATGTTGAATGTTTTTCTTGCAGCCTTTGCCTTATTTTTGTTGGCATTTCTAGGAATGTCTCTTGGTTATATTATCAAGCGTAAAAGTATCCAAGGTAGTTGCGGCGGTTTAAGTAGCATTGGGGTAGAGAAAGTGTGTGACTGCCCCGAGCCTTGCGATGCGCGTAAAAAACGTATGGCACGCGAAGAAGCACGCCAAAAAATGCTAGAGAAAAACCGCATCATTTAA
- a CDS encoding glycerophosphodiester phosphodiesterase family protein: MQIISTSVFKKSAAIGLLLLVSQSASALMPQIVAHRAGTADAPENTLYAIEQAKSNKADAIWLTVQLSKDNQLVLYRPSDLDALTDKSGVISDYSAKQLSQINAAYKFNQKNNQQLPAAQTTIVTLEDVLKKYPDTIFYIDLKSPDADPNVQAQAIVALLNKTNTFNQVRFYSTNDAFLKALKPLSTQLQLFESRDETRTMLANSVMSHQCTLENDKSATRWYGFELHRKVEVVEKYTLGEARSPATLSWDKEAIDCFRKNGNAYIIVFGVNNDIDYQLAKEIGADAVMVDSPKAFKK; this comes from the coding sequence ATGCAAATTATATCAACGTCAGTGTTCAAAAAATCCGCCGCGATAGGCTTACTGCTTTTGGTTAGCCAATCCGCTTCCGCATTAATGCCGCAGATTGTGGCACACCGCGCGGGTACCGCAGATGCCCCTGAAAATACCCTTTATGCAATCGAACAAGCCAAAAGCAATAAAGCTGATGCAATTTGGTTAACTGTTCAGCTCAGTAAAGATAATCAATTAGTTCTGTATCGCCCGAGTGATTTAGATGCTTTAACGGATAAAAGCGGTGTTATTTCTGATTATTCCGCCAAACAATTAAGCCAGATAAATGCGGCGTATAAATTTAATCAGAAAAATAACCAGCAACTGCCCGCTGCGCAAACCACTATCGTCACACTAGAAGATGTTTTAAAAAAATACCCCGATACGATTTTTTATATCGACTTAAAATCGCCAGACGCTGATCCTAATGTTCAAGCTCAAGCTATTGTGGCATTACTGAATAAAACCAACACATTTAACCAAGTCCGTTTTTATTCCACTAACGACGCATTTTTAAAAGCGCTTAAGCCTCTTTCTACTCAGTTGCAGTTATTTGAAAGCCGTGATGAAACTCGCACTATGCTCGCAAACAGTGTAATGAGCCATCAATGTACGCTGGAGAATGATAAATCTGCGACTCGCTGGTATGGTTTTGAGCTGCATCGTAAAGTTGAAGTCGTTGAGAAATATACCCTTGGTGAAGCACGTTCCCCTGCAACGCTCTCATGGGATAAAGAAGCTATCGACTGCTTTAGAAAAAATGGCAACGCTTACATCATTGTATTTGGTGTAAATAACGATATTGATTATCAACTAGCTAAAGAAATTGGTGCTGATGCCGTTATGGTTGATTCACCAAAAGCTTTCAAAAAATAA
- the dinB gene encoding DNA polymerase IV, producing the protein MRKIIHIDMDCFFAAIEMRDDPNLRNIPLAVGGSADRRGVLSTANYEARRYGVHSAMSTALALKLCPHLKVVPGRMAVYKEVSHHIRQIFARYTDLIEPLSLDEAFLDVTDCQQLHGSATLIAEAIRQQIFDELQLTASAGIAPIKFLAKIASDMNKPNGQFVITPQELPAFIATLPLKKIPGVGKVTAQKLADMGLLTCADVQCYDMLALVKSMGKFGQALWERCHGIDERAVNPERLRKSVGVERTLAKDIHQWDECLPLLDTLYDELHFRLEKVKPDLRIARQGVKLKFEDFQQTTQEHVYPIIDKHDLIQLAKQAWENRRAGRGVRLVGLHVTLQNPQIERQLSLLL; encoded by the coding sequence ATGCGTAAAATTATTCATATTGATATGGATTGCTTTTTTGCAGCGATAGAGATGCGTGATGACCCCAATTTGCGCAATATTCCACTGGCTGTCGGAGGAAGTGCAGACCGGCGCGGTGTGTTGAGTACCGCAAATTATGAAGCAAGACGCTATGGTGTTCACAGCGCAATGTCGACGGCATTGGCATTGAAATTATGCCCGCATCTGAAAGTCGTACCCGGTCGTATGGCGGTCTATAAAGAAGTTTCCCATCATATTCGCCAAATATTTGCACGCTATACCGATCTTATTGAGCCGTTATCTCTCGATGAGGCTTTTTTGGATGTGACTGATTGCCAGCAACTTCACGGTTCGGCCACTCTCATCGCCGAAGCTATCCGCCAGCAAATTTTTGATGAACTGCAACTCACTGCTTCTGCGGGAATTGCTCCGATTAAATTCCTCGCCAAGATTGCCTCTGATATGAATAAACCCAATGGGCAATTTGTGATCACGCCACAGGAATTGCCAGCGTTTATTGCCACACTGCCATTAAAAAAGATCCCCGGCGTTGGAAAAGTAACAGCGCAAAAACTTGCGGACATGGGGTTATTAACCTGTGCAGATGTTCAGTGCTATGACATGTTGGCATTGGTAAAGAGTATGGGGAAATTTGGACAGGCGTTATGGGAGCGCTGTCATGGCATTGATGAGCGGGCAGTGAATCCTGAACGCTTACGTAAATCTGTTGGAGTAGAGCGCACACTCGCTAAAGATATTCATCAATGGGATGAGTGTTTGCCTTTACTCGATACTTTATACGATGAGCTACATTTTCGCTTAGAGAAAGTGAAGCCAGATCTGCGTATTGCTCGCCAAGGTGTGAAATTAAAATTTGAGGATTTTCAGCAAACGACGCAAGAACATGTTTATCCCATTATTGATAAACATGATCTCATTCAGCTAGCAAAACAGGCTTGGGAAAATCGACGAGCAGGGCGAGGTGTCAGATTAGTTGGCTTGCATGTGACATTGCAAAATCCGCAAATTGAAAGGCAGCTTTCATTACTTTTATAG
- the pepD gene encoding beta-Ala-His dipeptidase: MSQLSTLKPQPLWDIFAKICSIPHPSKHEEALAAHIMEWSKGKGFHVERDQVGNILIRKPATKGYENRKPVVLQAHLDMVPQKNNDTEHDFTKDPIRPYINGEWITAEGTTLGADNGIGMASALAVLADDSVEHGPLEVLLTMTEETGMDGAFGLQPNWLQADILINTDSEEEGEIYMGCAGGVDFTATFDLTREALPQGYKTFTMTLKGLKGGHSGGDIHLGLGNANKLLARFLAGHAEDLSLKLLEFTGGTLRNAIPREGHATIAVPADKVAELTTLRTRYEGILQNELAAVEPNLVLLLDETTSDLKALTDDCQQRLVFFLNSAPSGVIRMSDVVKGVVETSLNEGVVKMTEDKAEVIFLIRSLIDSGKNYVVNMLTSLTKLAKAQHRAEGGYPGWQPDADSPVMHIVSDTYQKLFGKIPNIMVIHAGLECGLFKKPYPLMDMVSIGPTIRGAHSPDERVHIESVGQYWTLLTAILKAIPVKN; encoded by the coding sequence GTGTCACAATTATCAACGCTAAAACCACAACCATTGTGGGATATTTTCGCTAAAATCTGCTCCATCCCTCACCCATCAAAACACGAAGAAGCTTTAGCCGCTCACATCATGGAATGGTCTAAAGGGAAGGGTTTTCACGTTGAGCGCGACCAAGTTGGTAATATCTTAATCCGTAAACCGGCGACTAAAGGTTACGAAAACCGCAAACCCGTTGTACTGCAAGCTCACTTAGACATGGTGCCGCAAAAAAATAACGACACAGAGCACGATTTCACTAAAGATCCTATCCGCCCTTATATTAATGGTGAGTGGATCACTGCCGAAGGCACAACATTAGGCGCAGATAACGGCATCGGTATGGCATCCGCATTAGCGGTATTAGCGGATGACAGCGTTGAACACGGCCCACTGGAAGTGTTACTGACCATGACCGAAGAAACTGGCATGGACGGCGCTTTCGGTTTACAACCAAACTGGTTACAAGCTGATATTCTGATCAACACCGATTCAGAAGAAGAAGGCGAAATTTACATGGGTTGCGCAGGTGGCGTTGATTTCACGGCCACATTTGATTTAACCCGTGAAGCATTACCACAAGGTTATAAAACCTTCACCATGACCTTAAAAGGCCTTAAAGGCGGTCACTCTGGTGGCGACATTCATTTAGGTTTAGGTAATGCAAACAAACTGTTAGCACGTTTCTTAGCGGGTCACGCTGAAGACTTAAGCTTAAAACTACTGGAATTCACTGGTGGTACACTGCGTAACGCAATTCCACGCGAAGGCCATGCTACTATCGCAGTACCGGCTGATAAAGTGGCTGAATTAACCACACTAAGAACTCGCTATGAAGGCATTCTGCAAAATGAATTAGCCGCTGTAGAACCTAACTTAGTTTTACTCTTAGATGAAACGACGAGTGATTTAAAAGCCCTGACTGATGATTGCCAACAACGTTTAGTTTTCTTCCTGAACTCTGCGCCAAGTGGTGTTATCCGTATGAGTGATGTGGTGAAAGGGGTTGTGGAAACTTCGCTGAACGAAGGCGTTGTAAAAATGACCGAAGACAAAGCGGAAGTTATCTTCTTAATCCGTTCACTGATCGATTCAGGTAAAAATTACGTAGTTAACATGCTGACATCACTGACAAAACTGGCGAAAGCTCAGCACCGTGCAGAAGGTGGATACCCAGGTTGGCAACCAGATGCAGACTCACCAGTCATGCATATTGTTAGCGACACTTACCAAAAACTGTTTGGTAAAATTCCAAACATCATGGTTATCCATGCGGGTCTTGAATGTGGTCTGTTCAAAAAGCCTTATCCATTAATGGATATGGTATCCATTGGACCAACCATCCGTGGTGCACACTCACCAGATGAGCGCGTTCACATTGAGAGCGTGGGTCAATACTGGACACTGTTAACTGCTATCTTAAAAGCTATCCCAGTGAAAAACTAA
- the gpt gene encoding xanthine phosphoribosyltransferase, translated as MSEKYVVTWDMLQIHARKLAQRLLPAKQWTGIIAVSRGGLVPGALLARELGIRHVDTVCISSYDHDNQRELNVIKRAEGDGEGFIVIDDLVDTGGTAKAIRDMYPKAHFVTIFAKPAGRPLVDDYVVDIPQNTWIEQPWDMGVVFIDPLCEQDK; from the coding sequence ATGAGCGAAAAATATGTCGTAACGTGGGATATGTTGCAAATACATGCCCGTAAACTCGCACAACGTTTATTACCAGCAAAACAATGGACTGGTATCATCGCAGTTAGCCGTGGTGGTTTAGTCCCAGGCGCACTGCTAGCGCGTGAGCTGGGTATTCGTCATGTTGACACCGTTTGCATCTCTAGCTATGACCATGATAATCAACGCGAATTGAATGTAATCAAACGCGCTGAAGGCGATGGTGAAGGCTTTATCGTGATTGACGATTTAGTGGATACTGGTGGCACAGCGAAAGCTATCCGCGACATGTATCCAAAAGCACACTTCGTGACTATCTTTGCAAAACCAGCAGGTCGCCCATTAGTGGATGATTATGTGGTTGATATCCCACAAAACACATGGATTGAACAGCCTTGGGATATGGGCGTTGTGTTTATTGATCCTCTGTGTGAACAAGATAAGTAG